The stretch of DNA GGCATGGCTTTAAATTTATTAACTACTACTGTTTTGGCGCATCCTTATCCTACTTTGTTTTTTCCTTCCATGAATGAAGTAATGTGGGAAAAGAAAGCTTTATTAAGGAATTTAAAACAATTAGAATTAGATGGACACTATATTATAGCTTCTCAGACTACTTTGGCTTATGAAGTCTCTTCTGGTGAGAGAAAGTCTAATAGAGTTATTCCTGCACCGGATAGAGCATTAACTGAAGTTTATGAAATATTTAAAAAAAGGAATTGTGGAATGTTTTCTAAAGAGAGCTAATGATTTCATTAGCTCTCTTTAGATTGCTTGTCCCTTCTTCTTTCTCTCTTCGTTGATAATTTGTTCTTTTGGATCGATTAACTTTATTTCTGCTTTATGTTTGTATATTTGATAACCTTTACCGAATTTTGTCAATATAATTTGTGGGTTGCCGCAATTTTCCTCTACTTTCTCTCTAAGAGAATTAATATGTACATATAAACTAGATCTACTTGTCAAATCTGCATAATTAATGAGTTCTTCAGAGCTTACAACTTTACCAAGGTTTAGGTAAAGTAAATATAATATTTTGAATTCTTGAGTTGCTAAAGGGACATATTCTTCTTTTCGCCAGATACAGTGCTTTCCAACATCAAAAAAAGTATAAGGAGCCAGTTCTTCAACAATTTTACGAGGACCTTGAAAATTATTAAACAGTTCTAAAAATGGGGTGAAATATTTATTAGGAGATGCATCAGCAGCTAAAGAGTTCATAATAATTAAAGGACAGCCAATTTTTTGGACAATTTTCACACTTAAGTCAGTTTGTAAACATGTATCAAATACAACAAAGGAAAGCATGTTGTCTCTCGTATAAGCATTTAACTTTTCAATACTATTAACACAATCTGTTTCTATTCCGTAAGGTGTAAATAGGTGCTTTATATAGGCAGAAAAATAGCTGTTTTCAGAACATATAAGTGCTTTTTTCATATTTATCCCTCCTGATTAAATGCATGATTTTGTAAAAATTGTTATATAAATTGATTAATGGGGTATAATATAAGAAAATAAAAAAGGTTGTTTGTCTCTGTAAGAGAAAACAACCTTTTGGCAAAAAAATTTAGCAGATACACTCAGAAGTTACTGTACAAACACCTCCACCGCCAGGAAGT from Bacillus xiapuensis encodes:
- a CDS encoding winged helix-turn-helix domain-containing protein, producing MKKALICSENSYFSAYIKHLFTPYGIETDCVNSIEKLNAYTRDNMLSFVVFDTCLQTDLSVKIVQKIGCPLIIMNSLAADASPNKYFTPFLELFNNFQGPRKIVEELAPYTFFDVGKHCIWRKEEYVPLATQEFKILYLLYLNLGKVVSSEELINYADLTSRSSLYVHINSLREKVEENCGNPQIILTKFGKGYQIYKHKAEIKLIDPKEQIINEERKKKGQAI